From the genome of Carassius gibelio isolate Cgi1373 ecotype wild population from Czech Republic chromosome A16, carGib1.2-hapl.c, whole genome shotgun sequence, one region includes:
- the LOC128030510 gene encoding cornifelin-like has protein sequence MRKIGNTAYESSKRGVLVCLNFLFSCKPQIKRLRRTQGRKPLEPYSHFAGLLILTDMSNPVITQPGAGSYGTNVQTGEWSTGLCSCCSDLLVCGLGFICPIALSCYTANKYGENVCLACVPGGMAAMRTHMRLTYGIQGTICNDALMTCCCGIFETCRMAREIRIRNGET, from the exons ATGCGTAAAATCGGAAACACTGCATACGAGAGTAGCAAACGCGGTGTGTTGGTGTGTCTCAACTTCCTTTTCAGCTGCAAACCCCAGATCAAGAGGCTCAGGAGAACACAAG GAAGGAAACCTCTCGAGCCATATTCTCATTTTGCTGGACTGCTCattttgactgacatgtcaaacccAGTCATCACTCAGCCCGGTGCTGGATCATACGGTACAAATGTGCAGACTGGAGAGTGGAGCACCGGTCTTTGTTCTTGCTGCAGTGACCTACTTGTCT gtGGCCTTGGCTTCATCTGTCCGATAGCTCTCAGCTGTTACACAGCAAACAAGTACGGTGAGAATGTATGTCTAGCATGTGTACCTGGAGGAATGGCTGCAATGAGGACACACATGCGACTGACCTATGGCATACAG GGCACAATATGCAATGATGCTTTGATGACCTGTTGCTGTGGAATATTTGAAACATGTCGAATGGCCAGAGAAATCCGTATCAGGAATGGAGAGACCTAG
- the LOC128030505 gene encoding protein OSCP1-like isoform X2, protein MLTLPDFRVASSWRSTSASDWLLLAVTWQQREALQTLICSAGSSVSADSVFLLTTCDCLPILAALHPSPERMSTRTLPLLFINLGGEMLYILDQRLRAQNIPADKAKKVMNDIITTMFNKKFLEELFKPQELYSKKALRTVFDRLAHASIMRLNQASMDKLYDLMTMAFKYQVLLCPRPKDLLLVSFNHMDAIRDFVKDTPSILSQVDETNKQLIEIYTPLSGGEFQLLRQTLLIFFQDMHIRVSIFLKDKVQNSNGRFVLPTSGPVPYGMHIPGLIRMFICSGEELRRMQFRDGGNYSATLREGSFEMYGDRVIKLGTNMYSVSRPVETHMSGTSKNSSQHTKVNTTPNPLAKEELNLLARLMGGLEVQKSANTDSGFRVNLFATDEEEEEALISRPDELSYEVINIQATKAKDSQS, encoded by the exons ATGTTAACGTTACCTGATTTTCGTGTTGCATCATCGTGGCGCAGTACGAgcgcctctgattggctgttgttgGCGGTGACCTGGCAACAGAGAGAGGCTTTACAGACGCTTATTTGTTCCGCAGGATCTTCAGTGAGCGCAGATAGCGTCTTTTTGTTGACAACCTGTGATTGCTTACCGATACTAGCTGCTCTTCATCCATCTCCAGAGAGGATGTCGACGCGAACGCTCCCTCTGCTCTTCATTAATCTGGGTGGAGAGATGCTTTACATCCTGGATCAGCGCCTGCGGGCTCAGAATATCCCAGCAGATAAAGCCAAGAAAG TTATGAATGATATCATTACCACCATGTTCAATAAGAAGTTCCTGGAGGAGCTGTTCAAACCACAGGAGCTGTACTCCAAGAAGGCCCTGAGGACAGTGTTCGACCGACTGGCTCatgcctccatcatgagactcaACCAAGCTAGTATGGACAAG CTCTATGATTTGATGACCATGGCATTCAAGTATCAAGTCCTGCTGTGTCCTCGCCCTAAAGACCTCCTCCTCGTGTCCTTCAACCATATGGATGCCATCAGGGACTTTGTGAAAGACACTCCCAGCATCCTCAGCCAAGTGGATGAAACAAACAAGCAACTCATAGAG ATATATACCCCTTTATCTGGTGGAGAGTTTCAGCTGCTTAGACAAACACTCCTCATCTTCTTTCAAGATATGCATATTAGA GTTTCAATTTTCCTGAAAGACAAAGTCCAGAACTCTAATGGGCGATTTGTCCTCCCGACATCAGGCCCTGTTCCGTATGGGATGCACATCCCAGGACTCATAAG GATGTTCATCTGTAGTGGTGAGGAGCTGAGAAGGATGCAGTTCCGGGACGGTGGCAATTACAGCGCCACTCTCCGTGAGGGTTCTTTTGAAATGTATGGTGATCGAGTAATCAAACTGGGCACAAACAT GTACAGTGTGAGCCGGCCTGTTGAGACGCACATGTCTGGAACCTCCAAAAACTCCTCACAGCACACCAAG GTCAACACAACTCCGAATCCTTTGGCAAAAGAAGAGCTGAACCTTCTTGCTAGACTAATGGGAGGTCTGGAGGTGCAGAAATCAGCTAACACTGACTCTGGCTTTCGTGTGAACCTTTTTGCCACAGATGAGGAGGAAGA GGAAGCTTTAATATCAAGACCGGATGAGCTTTCCTATGAAGTTATCAATATACAGGCAACAAAG GCTAAAGATTCTCAGTCTTAA
- the LOC128030505 gene encoding protein OSCP1-like isoform X1 has protein sequence MLTLPDFRVASSWRSTSASDWLLLAVTWQQREALQTLICSAGSSVSADSVFLLTTCDCLPILAALHPSPERMSTRTLPLLFINLGGEMLYILDQRLRAQNIPADKAKKVMNDIITTMFNKKFLEELFKPQELYSKKALRTVFDRLAHASIMRLNQASMDKLYDLMTMAFKYQVLLCPRPKDLLLVSFNHMDAIRDFVKDTPSILSQVDETNKQLIEIYTPLSGGEFQLLRQTLLIFFQDMHIRVSIFLKDKVQNSNGRFVLPTSGPVPYGMHIPGLIRMFICSGEELRRMQFRDGGNYSATLREGSFEMYGDRVIKLGTNMYSVSRPVETHMSGTSKNSSQHTKVNTTPNPLAKEELNLLARLMGGLEVQKSANTDSGFRVNLFATDEEEEEALISRPDELSYEVINIQATKDKQTNAALAKIMGEFGEMGEPAPSSSSKGDDLLAMMDGL, from the exons ATGTTAACGTTACCTGATTTTCGTGTTGCATCATCGTGGCGCAGTACGAgcgcctctgattggctgttgttgGCGGTGACCTGGCAACAGAGAGAGGCTTTACAGACGCTTATTTGTTCCGCAGGATCTTCAGTGAGCGCAGATAGCGTCTTTTTGTTGACAACCTGTGATTGCTTACCGATACTAGCTGCTCTTCATCCATCTCCAGAGAGGATGTCGACGCGAACGCTCCCTCTGCTCTTCATTAATCTGGGTGGAGAGATGCTTTACATCCTGGATCAGCGCCTGCGGGCTCAGAATATCCCAGCAGATAAAGCCAAGAAAG TTATGAATGATATCATTACCACCATGTTCAATAAGAAGTTCCTGGAGGAGCTGTTCAAACCACAGGAGCTGTACTCCAAGAAGGCCCTGAGGACAGTGTTCGACCGACTGGCTCatgcctccatcatgagactcaACCAAGCTAGTATGGACAAG CTCTATGATTTGATGACCATGGCATTCAAGTATCAAGTCCTGCTGTGTCCTCGCCCTAAAGACCTCCTCCTCGTGTCCTTCAACCATATGGATGCCATCAGGGACTTTGTGAAAGACACTCCCAGCATCCTCAGCCAAGTGGATGAAACAAACAAGCAACTCATAGAG ATATATACCCCTTTATCTGGTGGAGAGTTTCAGCTGCTTAGACAAACACTCCTCATCTTCTTTCAAGATATGCATATTAGA GTTTCAATTTTCCTGAAAGACAAAGTCCAGAACTCTAATGGGCGATTTGTCCTCCCGACATCAGGCCCTGTTCCGTATGGGATGCACATCCCAGGACTCATAAG GATGTTCATCTGTAGTGGTGAGGAGCTGAGAAGGATGCAGTTCCGGGACGGTGGCAATTACAGCGCCACTCTCCGTGAGGGTTCTTTTGAAATGTATGGTGATCGAGTAATCAAACTGGGCACAAACAT GTACAGTGTGAGCCGGCCTGTTGAGACGCACATGTCTGGAACCTCCAAAAACTCCTCACAGCACACCAAG GTCAACACAACTCCGAATCCTTTGGCAAAAGAAGAGCTGAACCTTCTTGCTAGACTAATGGGAGGTCTGGAGGTGCAGAAATCAGCTAACACTGACTCTGGCTTTCGTGTGAACCTTTTTGCCACAGATGAGGAGGAAGA GGAAGCTTTAATATCAAGACCGGATGAGCTTTCCTATGAAGTTATCAATATACAGGCAACAAAG GACAAACAGACCAATGCGGCACTGGCTAAGATCATGGGGGAGTTTGGAGAGATGGGTGAACCCGCCCCCAGTTCCAGCAGCAAGGGTGACGACCTCCTGGCAATGATGGATGGACTGTGA